TTAAATATGCCGCATGTTTCAAAATATATCCCACGTTATCCGGAAGCAGTTTCGAGAGCATTCCATAAGCCTTCGCAGAACGACTCGCGTCCCCATGAACTTCTGCCGCAGAAGCGAACAGGCGAATAATCTCGAGGTTATCCGGCGCACATTCTGCAGCTTTCTCGATGCTTTCCAAAGCATCCCCCCCTCTGCCTAATAACGCCTGCGCGCGGGAAAGCCCCAACCAAAGCGCTGCGTTCGTTTTTTCCGTTTCTAAAATCTTCTCGAATCGTTCTATGATTGCCGGCAACTGACCCTTTCTCGCCATCGCATTGACGAGCGCCAACACGCTTGCATTAGAGGTTTTGCCTTCCTCTAACAACTTTTCTAAAAGCGAATCGTATTCATCCTGACGTCCAGCCTTCGATGCGGTCGTTTCGAACGCTTTGAGATATGCGTTCTCGTGATAGTGTTTTTCCAAACCTTTTTTCAATAACTCGAAAGCGTCGTCGTGCTTTTCTTGCGCTTCCAACGCCTCCGCTCCTGCCAAATAGGGTCCCGATTTCGTAGAATCGATTTCAATCATGCGCAAATACACTTTCTCCGCATCCGAATAACGTTTCTGTTCCATGAGAAACTGACCATGAGCCGTCATGAGCGTCAAATCGTTAGGCCGCTTTTCGTATGCCTTTCTCCATACCTCTTCTGCTCCTTCCGATTGCCCCCCCTTCGCGAAACTTCGAGCCGCATAGAGATAGGGAGTTACCCCTTCCGGAGAAACTTCCGAAAATCGAAGCCATGCTTCCGCTGCTTCGATAGGACGATTCAAACGATCCAACATTCGTGCAATCCCGTCGAGCGCGTAGGGATTCTTGGGGTGGTGCGAGGCAAAATCACGATACACGTCTAACGCAGCATCGAAACGCAATGCTTGTTCGTGAATAGAGGCTTCGATCATCCAACTGCGTGTTTCTTCGGGAAATTCCTTTTGCGCCATATCGAGAACCTGAATTGCCTTCGCGATTTCGTTAATTTGTCGATAGCAAAGCCCTAAACGCAAAAGGAGTTCCGATGTTTTAATTCCTTTTTCGATGGCTTTTTCGATGAGAAGTATCGCCGATGCTGTTTTCCCTGTGAGCATCGCAGCACGGGCGTAGATTTCTAAAACTTCGGCATCGTTCGGATTTCGAAGCAGCGCTGATTCCAAAATTTTGCGAGCGTCTTCTGCCTTTCCTTCATCGAGAAGCATCTGCGCGTAAAGTCTCATCGCCGTCGTGTCGGTCGGTGATTTTTTTAACCAATCGCGAACTGCCTCTCGCGCTTCTTCGCGTCTTCCCGCTAAAAGATAAGAATCGTAAAGCAAACGACGCATTTGGGAATTTTTCGGCTCTAACGCTATCGTTTCCGATGCGTCTTTTGCAGATAAATCGTATTCTCTTCGTGAAAAACGAATATTCGCGCGTAAAATCCGAGCCGGTGCATACTTCGGATTTTTTGCAAGCGCTGCATCGAGAATTTTCAAAGCATCCTCATCACGATTCATCTCGAATAAGATTTGTGCTTTCGCCGTGAGAAGGTTCTCTTCAGGTTTTGCATTGCGCGCGATTCCTCTTTCTGTTATCTCTAATGCGCGTTCTCGAGATGTCGAGCGAATGATTTCGGCATATGCAGAATATAAGTTGGCATTCGTCGGATGAGCGCGAATGGAATTTTCGAAAATTTCAGAAGCCTCTTCCTTTTTTCCAATCGAATGTAAAAAAGAAGCAAAAGAGATTGCTACATCATCCGAATTCGCCGTTTCGTATGCCTTTCGGAACAATGATTCGGCATGTTTTGTCTCTCCCAGTGCTGCATAAATTCTCCCTGCCTCTATCAGGACATTTTTGTCTTTTATATTTTCGAGCCTCAGCATGGATAAAGAATTCAAAGCCTCGTTTTTCGACTCTAATCTCGCCTCCAAGCCGGCGCGCATCACCCAATAAGGGGGCAATGATGCGCAGGCTTTTTCGTTCGCTTTCAAAACTTCGAGAGCATCCTTAGGCTGATCCAAACTTAAACAAGCATTCGCTAACCCGAAAACGGGTTCTGGTCTTCCCGGTGAAGCAGCAATAGCCGCTTTGAAACGCGGAATTGCATCGAGAGGTCGCCCTTTTTTTAAAAAAAGGTAACCGAGGTTCGTGTTCGCTACGAAGTCTCTTGGTTGTTTCCCTAAATGCTGTTGATACAACCGAATTGCTTCTTCGATTCGCCCCTGTTTCTCGGCACGAATCGCTTTTTCGAGGATGACTCCGTCTCCTTTCGGACTTTGCTGTTCTTTAGTGTCGTTCGTTTGGGCAATAGCGGGGTGAATCCCACTATAAAGCATAAGTAATACTGCGAGGATTTGAAAATTCCTATAAAAATTCATGTCGAATCATTTATCGTACAGGTTTTTTTCAGAGGTGTGGTATACTGTAAACACTGCCCTGAAAGGGTGGGAAAGGAGATTCATATGAAACGAACCTTACCCCTCATCCTGGGGTTAGCATCGCTATCCTCGGCTTGGGCATTTCCTTTGTTTCCTACGATTACCGGTCATGACTTCAACTTCGGGGCGTTCAACGGAGATGGATCGTTTGAGTGGAGTGCAGGAGGACCTGCACCAGACACACTCTTTTACACCTTTTCCGAGACAGACACCGAAGTAACCGCTTACTGGCCATTTTGGCCCGCTCCGCCTGTATTTCCCGTGTTCAATCTCGCGGGAGCATTCGGTGGGGACTTCGCAATGGGTGTCATGTTCACTGGACAGGACGCCCCTTATGTTGGACCTGGCGGAACAATCGATGTTAGTCTTACTGGAACGGGAGTAGACCCAGCAGGACCTGATCTATTCATTGTAGGGGCGATCCCTGCGTTGGGATTGGTTGGTGTTCTGTGGGCACTCGATTTGGAATTGGTGTCGCTTTACGGCTATTCGGGGTTACCTTCCTATGTCCTCGAAGGTGTCGGCACCATAGCCGGCGGATTGGTCGCAGAACATTTCGGGCTAATCGGTCAATCGGGCGTGATGAGAGGTCACCTCGATTTTATCGACGCCCCTCCCGGCTGGATTCCTGCTCTGTACGACCCCACGAAAAGCGAACTCGATTACAGAATTCGAGCCGCTTTTTCCGGGGAAACCGGTCAAGGCTTTGCAGTACCTGAGCCAGCGACGATGACTGCTCTTTTTGCAGGCATCGCATTGCTCGGATTGCGAAAACGAAATCGTAGGTAACTTTTAGAATTACTTTTAGTCTGCATGCGAAAGCATGCAGATTTTTTTTTCGTTTTGAGTGCCATTACTAAGCCTCTCGCATTTCTCCTTCGCGAGATTGGTTCTCTCACTTCACGTTTAGGAACGACTTTCGATTTCGAATAAAATAAAAATGTGCGATACGAAATAAAACTCAAAAGAGTATATGAGGAAGCAGAGAAAAGTGATGGTTTTCGAATTTTAGTAGATAGACTTTGGCCAAGGGGTTTATCTAAAGAGAAAGCGAAAGTCGATTTATGGCTAAAAGAAATCGCCCCGAGCGACGAACTGCGAAAGTGGTATCACAAAAATAAGTCGAAATGGACTGAGTTTCAAAAGAGATACAAAGAAGAACTCGAGGTTAAAAAGGAAATTGTGAACAAACTGAAAAAGATCATCAAAAAAGAAAAAGTCGTGACTTTTCTTTACTCCGCCAAAGACGAAACGCACAACAACGCAGTCGCATTGAAGAAAATACTTGGATTATAAATTTTAGAAAAACATCGCGAAGTAAAGCGCTAGCGCGCCAACACCATAATCTTTTATCCGTGGCTAAGGTCATCCGATCCCTCGCCCTCAAGGGATGCCTATAGTAGGAATTCAATTCTGCAAGAGGGCAAGGGAACGAACCACCGAAAAATCCCTATTATTTAAATCTGGTCGGGGCGACTGGATTCGAACCAGCGACCTCTTGCACCCCATGCAAGCGCGCTATCCAGGCTGCGCCACGCCCCGACATATCCAAGTTTACTCAAACCCCCCGAAGCCATACCGCGACTGCAACACACGAACCAATAAGCAATGCGAACGTCCAGCAACCAAAACCAGCATAAGGACGGCAGCCGCGGCGACTAAAGCGTACGCCGAAGTAAGGCCTAGGTCCGTGACGATGTTGTCGAGGCACTATCTAATGATATCAATGTTTAAACAAGTTGTAGGGTTTCCGCCAAGGTAGAATCAATTTTGTGCGGACGTAGCTCAATGGATAGAGCATCAGACTTCGGATCTGAGGGTTGCGGGTTCGAGTCCTGCCGTCCGCGCCAATTTCTCAACCCTCATCCTCAAAAACATTATTATCCCGAGCGAAGGTAATCGTCGCATCCAAACGCGTCTTCGTACGAGACCATCCCGTCTCCGGCAATTGTGCGTTTTCTATAACCGATTCGTAAAGCGTGGCAATCATCGAACTGTTCGGGTTATCCCTTTTCAAACGCTCGGCGACCGGAAGCGCGTCGTCCCATCTTCGCATTTCAATCAGCGCACGCAAAAGCATAAGGCGAACATTGTTTTGGTTGTCGTTTACAGCGAGTGAATGACCGAGATGTCTTGCCGCCAGGTAATAAATCCCTAACTGCCCATAAGCCACACCTGCAAGGGCATGCGCCTCGGAGTCCCCGTCATAAAGGCGCAAGTATTCCTCCAAGACCCCCAACGCGCCGTTAGGGTCTCCTTCTTCCAGCATTGTCTTCGCTAAGGTAAGAGTTTGTTCACGGGTCTCCATTCGTTTCTGTTCGGTGTGTCCCAACGGGAAATTATACGTTTTTCGTGGCGAAAAGATTATCCCTTCTGGGTCGAAATGTATAAAAAAGTAACTCGTCTTAGTACTTTCTATCGTACAATAAAAGAACTATGCTCTTGACCTTTCTCGTAGGTACGGTTCTTCTTCAAGAACCAGTTGCTGACCTCCTCGATAAGCCAGTAACCATTCGGGCGGATGTAGCGCAAATAGCTGTAGTTGCCGGAGAATTGACCAAGCAACTCGGGATTTCCATTGAAATAAGCCCGAAACTTCGCGATGAACTCGTGATTCTTTATGCGAAAGAACGTCCTGCGAAGGAAGTCCTCCATCGTCTGGCTTCCCATTTCGGGTGGGAGTGGGAAAAAACCGCGCGTGGGTATCGCTTAGTGCAATTTCCCTCTTCAGAAGCGGAAGAAAAACGACTCCTCGACGAAAGCCTCTTGAAACGGATGAAAACTTATCAAGAGCAGGCAAAAAAAGAATTGGAGAGAATATCGAAGACGAACAAAGAAGAAATCGAGAAAAAACTCGAAGAAATTCGAAAGAAAATCGACGAAATAGAAAACCAGGCACCAGAGGGAGAGGAATCTCCGGAAGCGTTTCGAAGCCGATGGGCGATTCTGCGACCTCTTTATGAAGAACAAAGGGCACTCGAAGAGCGAATCAATCCTTACAATCGTTTGGTTTATAGCCTTATCGTGTCTTTATCACCACAGCAACTTTTGGAATTAGAAAGAAGGCACAGATTGGTTTTTTCCACTCGCCCCACACGCGCGCAATATGCTTATCCTCCTTCTGCTCAAAACGTCGTTGCAAGTGTTCTCAATGAAATCATCGAATTGCAGAAAATAGAACTGGCAGAACAACAAAAATACATCGAACAGCGAAAAGCGCAAGCAAGAGGAGATGAGGATGTTATTGTCGAGGCACCATGGGGGGTCAAAGTTTTCGAAATGAAAGACGTTGCAGCGGTTCGCGTGGTTTTAAATGCTCCTGAATTGGGAAGAGAAAATGGTCTAATGAATACAGAAGTAAAAATTTTAGGGATTAATGGAGACATCCTATTAGAGGAGACTCGGACTGTTGCCAATAGCGATAAAGTCACCTCGAAAATTCCTTTCCTCGATTACGAAGTATCGGATGATAAACCTCAAAACACCGAAAACAAAGAAGTTCTGAAGAAAGAAGAAAATCAGACGTCGATACAAGACCAACTCGATAAACCTTTAGATTCGGAACGGTTCGAAAAAGCACGAGGCAACGCGAACTTTCCTTTCCCGGTTCCCGTTCCCAGCGCAGATATTGCAAATTTTCTCAAGCCTGGCTCGACCGTAGACCCGTTATCTCCCGTTGGATTTTTCTTGAATGAAGCGGCTTCCCAATCCGATGTTGCGCTCATTGCAGACGCATATGATTCTTATATGGAAGTCCCGCTTCCAGTAGGTAACGATATTAAAACTGCGCGAAAACTTTTCGATGCTTATGGGAAATCTACAGACTGCGAATGGAAATTCGAAAACGGTTGGGTTACGATTCGAAATCGTGAGTGGGCATTAGCACGAGCGTTTTCCGTTCCACGCAATATATTATTTTCTATAAGGGATGCTTATTTTACACAATGTGGATTGAATTTCGAACAAATGGCATGGCTTGCATCCAGCATAACCGATCGCCAAGTGACTTCACCAGTATTGATGTTTACCGCAGGTCCTTGGTTTTGGGAAATGGGTGACAGTGAAGGTTTGGGTTTTTTAAGAATGTGGGCGAATCTTAGCCCTGTTCAGAAAAAGCGTTTGATAGAGGGGGGGATGCTGTTGTTTACCGATTTGAATCCTATCGCAAAAAATCATTTATCGGAGTACATCTATCGGAAAGGAAGTATCGATAACGGACCAGATTTTGCACAAATGTTCTTCGAAGAAGACTTCGATGAAGCCAGCAAAGAATTGCAAAGAGACGTGGGGGCTATTACTTTCGATATGAATATGACCGACACGGAAGTGACGCAAATTCTTCCTGACGGTGTTCCTCCCGGGACGGAGATCGTTCTCACCGTGAAACAGCGACAAGGATTGGCAACCTTGTTGAAGTTTACTGTTCTCGGAGGAATGGAATTTCCTTTGGTAATTCCCACGAAAATGTTTGCGGATTTCGAAGAATGGACTTCCTCTGAAGGGGGTATGGGCATGGACGAGTTCTTTACGCTGGAAAAGGACCGGATAAAGCCCGCTACATTGGAAATGTGGAATTTCGAACTAAAACTTCTTCCGGAGAGAAAAGTCCAGGTTTTCTTCGGTTGTGGCTACAGCAATCCTGCCCACGCGTTCGGAACTTTCGAGAACCTCCCACCCGAAATGCAAAAAAAGATAGCGAAGCAGCGTGAAGAAATTCGGGGCAGAAAAAGAGACGATGGAGACGGTGGAAAAGAAGCACGGTAGAAGAAGAATTTTAAAAAAAATAAAAACGGTAATTAAAAAAATTTAACAATTATTTTAGCAGTAGCTCTTGCATTCTCGAAACATCGAGTGGGTAACATATAATCCCGTGGTTCGGAGAAGCCGTCCGGGTGCTCATTTTTTTAAAAAGAGCGTCGCTTTCACGGCGCTCTTTTTCTTTTTCCGAGAGGGAATAGCGAAGTGTTTGCCATCGAGGAAACTATCCCAGGTGCTCGGTTTGTTATACGAGCGTGGTTTTCACCGCGTTCGTATTCTTTTTTGCTCCGAGAGCGGAAGGATAAAAAGGCTTTTCCATCGAACTGACTTCTGCAGCAATACGTAAGGAGGAAACATACAATGGCAGCATTCGTGCAAACAACTCGTAAGGAGGAAACCGCGATGACTCCTAAAGAGGCTATCAAGTTCATTCAAGAACATGAAGCGAAAATGGTAGATTTTCGCTTCACAGATCTCCCTGGGACATGGCAGCATTTCACTGCACCTGTTGGGGAAGTGAACGAGTCTATTTTCGAAGAAGGAATCGGGTTCGATGGTTCGAGCATTCGGGGTTTTCAAGCGATTCATGAATCCGACATGCTCCTCGTTCCCGACCCTGCGACACTATTCTTGGACCCCTTCACCGATGTCCCTACTGCTGTCGTGATTTGCAACATCGAAGACCCAATCACTCGGGAACCCTACAGTCGTGACCCACGCTACATCGCTGTCAAAGCGGAGCAATACCTGCGACAGACCGGAGTTGCTGACGTTGCTTATTTCGGACCAGAAGCGGAGTTCTTTCTTTTCAATGACGTCCGTTTCTATAACGAAGCGAACAACGCTGGCTTCCGGGTTGATAGCCTTGAAGCGTATTGGAACACCAACGCTGAAGAAGCTCCGAACCTCGGTTATAAATTGCGACCCAAAGGAGGATATTTCCCGTGTCCACCGAGTGACCGACTTCAGGACGTGCGCTCCGATATGGCACAGAAACTCATTGATGCAGGTGTGCCAGTAGAAGTTCACCATCATGAAGTCGCAGGAGCGGGTCAATGTGAAATAGACATTCGCTATGACAAGTTGGTGCGAATGGCAGATAAGTTGCAAATGTACAAGTACATCGTTCGAAACACTGCGATGGAGTATGGACTGACCGCAACCTTTATGCCTAAACCTATCTTCGGAGATAACGGAAGCGGAATGCATGTTCACATCAGCCTTTGGAAGAACGGCGAGACGCTTATGTACGACGAAAAGGGTTACGCAGGTCTCAGCGATACGGCTCGGTTTTTCATCGGTGGTTTGCTCAAGCACGCAGCAGCATTGCTTGCGTTCACGAGCCCGACCACGAATAGCTATCGGCGGTTAGTACCTGGATACGAAGCGCCGATTAACTTGGTGTACAGCCAGCGGAATCGTTCTGCATGCATTCGCGTTCCGATGTACAGCAAAACGAAAAGCGCGAAACGCATCGAATTCCGAGCACCTGACCCCACGTGCAATCCATATCTCGCTTTTGCCGGGATTTTGATGGCGGGTTTGGACGGCATCGAAAATCGCACCGAGCCTCCTGCTCCCATTGATAAGGACTTGTACGAACTCCCTCCAGAAGAAAAAGCGAATATCCCGCAAACTCCCGGTTCTTTGAGAGCAGTTTTGGAAGCACTCAAAGCCGACCATAACTGGTTGCTAAAAGGGGATGTGTTCTCGAAAGATGCGATAGAAACGTACATCAATTACAAAATGAAAAATGAAGTCGAAGCGATAGACTTGCGCCCGCATCCCTACGAGTTCTATTTGTACTTCGACGCTTGATTAGGAACGGTATTTCTTGCTGGAAATAATGTAGAAACTTTGTAAAACTGGAAACAGGGGTTCTTGCCGCATCCTTTCCGCAATGGATGTGCACATTTTAGAGCCTCTCGGTATAGGTTGCCTGCCTTTCTGTTTGTGAACCCAGGTTTAAATTCGAGCCTGGTAATCCTGATTTTCGATTTCTATTCCGAGTTCGTCTTCATCTATGAGTTGCGTGCGGTCTATGTTTTGTTTTGCTCCGTCGTCTATGCGACCATGAATTTGAAAAGCCGCAATGACGGCTGTTACCGATACCAGGATAACGGCAATGACGAATGCCAAAACAATTCGACTTTCGCGCATGCCTTTTTCTCAGCAAAGATCATGCCAAGAAAACATTGGATACACAGCAAATATACGGGATGAAATTAAAGAATTCCTAATCCTGCAAGAGTTCACCCACATTGGGAAGAATGAGAAACTTCCTTTCGCGCGGGGTATGACGCACTAAAAATCCAGCCTCTGGTCTTGTCCCCCTTAAAAGTTCCGGTTCGGGCTCCCCGCTCAAGTCTACATCCGCAGCGATTCTCCAAGCAGAGTCCGCTAATTTCACCGCTTCTTTCAAAGAGAGATTCGGACGATGATTCGGTTGCAAGAATCGCATCGCGCGCTCTTCTGCCTCACGCGTTCCCGCTACAACGGAGAAACTTCTCGCTGTCTCGAAATCTCCATCATAACGAAGAGTAAAAAACAAATCTTCTGCAGGGGATTCATTCAATTCTGCAAATAGCGCATTAATCACGAAAGGCGCCGTCGTCATATCACCAAACGCCCTTTTTAGAGGACTGCTCAATGCAAACCCGACGAGTCTTCCGATCGTTACATCGGTTTCGCTTCGTGCATACCCTTCTTGATGAGCAAAGTCGACTGCTGTGATGCGAAGTGCTTCCACATCCGCTTGCGCACCGAGCGCTGAAAACATGAGTTTGTCGTAAATTTCGTACACTTTTCGAACATGACCTCGATAGGAATATAACAACAAACCTTCTTCGATGGAAAGGCCAATCACGGGCGAACCGATGCGCAAACGATTTTCGATGTATTGCGCGCGTTGTATGATGTTTTCTTGCCAAAGATACGGGCTTATCATGTTATTTCACTCTCATTTTTTAGTCGAGGATTCTAAAGAACGAATCGCTTTTATCAAATCGGATTCGGGAATATTTTGTATTCCGTCCGAAGTCAATATTTTTGCTACGGGGGGGACTCTTTCCAAACCACCTGTCGCGCTGTCCAATTGCGAAGCGATGTCGAGCATAACCAATCCATCGGTTAATACGTCTTCTAAAGAGCGCTTCTCGAAAGGTCCTTTCGTCCTTTTGATAAAATCGAAAACACCTCGTATTCGTTCTGCTCCTGAACCCGCGCATCCGAACTCCGAATTTTCGAAACGCGCGCCTAAAGCGTCGAAGAAATAGATTGCGAATGTGTTTTTCGATGGGTCGTATGCGCTCACGACTGGCAAAAACATCCCGATTCCATCCATGGCGAGGCTGAGATTCGCCACTAAGGCACGACTTACTTCCTGGAGTTTTCCTTCTAAACTCAAATCTTGCAAATGCATGCGCGCATAATATTTAAAAGCATGTCTTAAATAGCGAGCGACCTCGACACTTCGCGCGAAAGAACCGGCGACGGCTACAAGTGTGTAATCGTCGAGGGGCAAAATCTTATCGGCACGGTCATACATGATGTAGTTCGCCGACGTAGCGCGCCTGTCCCCTAAGTTTACGATTCCTTCCTTGAATCGAAGCGCTAAAACGGTCGTGCTGTGAGTGTCTTGTGTTCCTGAAGGAATACGATTTGTGCACTCCGGGAATCCCACTAACTCCGCAAAAGATTTATGCTTGATTTCGCGCA
This genomic stretch from Fimbriimonadales bacterium harbors:
- a CDS encoding tetratricopeptide repeat protein, yielding MNFYRNFQILAVLLMLYSGIHPAIAQTNDTKEQQSPKGDGVILEKAIRAEKQGRIEEAIRLYQQHLGKQPRDFVANTNLGYLFLKKGRPLDAIPRFKAAIAASPGRPEPVFGLANACLSLDQPKDALEVLKANEKACASLPPYWVMRAGLEARLESKNEALNSLSMLRLENIKDKNVLIEAGRIYAALGETKHAESLFRKAYETANSDDVAISFASFLHSIGKKEEASEIFENSIRAHPTNANLYSAYAEIIRSTSRERALEITERGIARNAKPEENLLTAKAQILFEMNRDEDALKILDAALAKNPKYAPARILRANIRFSRREYDLSAKDASETIALEPKNSQMRRLLYDSYLLAGRREEAREAVRDWLKKSPTDTTAMRLYAQMLLDEGKAEDARKILESALLRNPNDAEVLEIYARAAMLTGKTASAILLIEKAIEKGIKTSELLLRLGLCYRQINEIAKAIQVLDMAQKEFPEETRSWMIEASIHEQALRFDAALDVYRDFASHHPKNPYALDGIARMLDRLNRPIEAAEAWLRFSEVSPEGVTPYLYAARSFAKGGQSEGAEEVWRKAYEKRPNDLTLMTAHGQFLMEQKRYSDAEKVYLRMIEIDSTKSGPYLAGAEALEAQEKHDDAFELLKKGLEKHYHENAYLKAFETTASKAGRQDEYDSLLEKLLEEGKTSNASVLALVNAMARKGQLPAIIERFEKILETEKTNAALWLGLSRAQALLGRGGDALESIEKAAECAPDNLEIIRLFASAAEVHGDASRSAKAYGMLSKLLPDNVGYILKHAAYLIEVGRKEEAKKILMDASKRFPGNSEVKELFKKVNK
- a CDS encoding PEP-CTERM sorting domain-containing protein (PEP-CTERM proteins occur, often in large numbers, in the proteomes of bacteria that also encode an exosortase, a predicted intramembrane cysteine proteinase. The presence of a PEP-CTERM domain at a protein's C-terminus predicts cleavage within the sorting domain, followed by covalent anchoring to some some component of the (usually Gram-negative) cell surface. Many PEP-CTERM proteins exhibit an unusual sequence composition that includes large numbers of potential glycosylation sites. Expression of one such protein has been shown restore the ability of a bacterium to form floc, a type of biofilm.) is translated as MKRTLPLILGLASLSSAWAFPLFPTITGHDFNFGAFNGDGSFEWSAGGPAPDTLFYTFSETDTEVTAYWPFWPAPPVFPVFNLAGAFGGDFAMGVMFTGQDAPYVGPGGTIDVSLTGTGVDPAGPDLFIVGAIPALGLVGVLWALDLELVSLYGYSGLPSYVLEGVGTIAGGLVAEHFGLIGQSGVMRGHLDFIDAPPGWIPALYDPTKSELDYRIRAAFSGETGQGFAVPEPATMTALFAGIALLGLRKRNRR
- a CDS encoding DUF488 family protein, which translates into the protein MRYEIKLKRVYEEAEKSDGFRILVDRLWPRGLSKEKAKVDLWLKEIAPSDELRKWYHKNKSKWTEFQKRYKEELEVKKEIVNKLKKIIKKEKVVTFLYSAKDETHNNAVALKKILGL
- the glnA gene encoding type I glutamate--ammonia ligase, whose translation is MAAFVQTTRKEETAMTPKEAIKFIQEHEAKMVDFRFTDLPGTWQHFTAPVGEVNESIFEEGIGFDGSSIRGFQAIHESDMLLVPDPATLFLDPFTDVPTAVVICNIEDPITREPYSRDPRYIAVKAEQYLRQTGVADVAYFGPEAEFFLFNDVRFYNEANNAGFRVDSLEAYWNTNAEEAPNLGYKLRPKGGYFPCPPSDRLQDVRSDMAQKLIDAGVPVEVHHHEVAGAGQCEIDIRYDKLVRMADKLQMYKYIVRNTAMEYGLTATFMPKPIFGDNGSGMHVHISLWKNGETLMYDEKGYAGLSDTARFFIGGLLKHAAALLAFTSPTTNSYRRLVPGYEAPINLVYSQRNRSACIRVPMYSKTKSAKRIEFRAPDPTCNPYLAFAGILMAGLDGIENRTEPPAPIDKDLYELPPEEKANIPQTPGSLRAVLEALKADHNWLLKGDVFSKDAIETYINYKMKNEVEAIDLRPHPYEFYLYFDA